A window of the Planctomycetia bacterium genome harbors these coding sequences:
- a CDS encoding Gfo/Idh/MocA family oxidoreductase: protein MAERRIRIGLLGCGAVGRLHAQRLKADQRVQLVYVADAHQATAEMLRSQLASTAVATTDGLAMLLSRHPVDGVVICTPTGLHFDQATAALERGVDVLCEKPLAPERERIARLAERSAELGRILSVSYQRRYMAAYRTARRELTERAEWYGPLREIHVFVCERWHQTIRGTWRDDPALGAGYFGDAGSHQIDIVHYVTGQTAQRVLAFSDQRESRVEIVTRAIAQFADGVQLVAHFVGDANHWREEITFHCRDADLLLRSEKFYDPHLFRAKNNALEPVPDLLSDSDPNRAFIDAILTREPTVSPASCALATHDWTAAVLRSARSGAWAELQVKSVGGVSDADESSRISEATS, encoded by the coding sequence ATGGCCGAACGACGGATTCGAATCGGATTGCTTGGTTGCGGCGCGGTCGGGAGGTTGCATGCCCAGCGGTTAAAAGCCGACCAGCGCGTGCAGCTCGTCTATGTCGCCGATGCTCACCAGGCCACGGCAGAAATGTTGCGCAGCCAACTCGCGTCGACGGCCGTGGCCACGACCGACGGACTGGCCATGCTGCTCAGCCGACATCCGGTCGACGGCGTCGTCATCTGCACGCCGACCGGACTGCATTTCGACCAGGCGACCGCGGCCCTGGAACGCGGCGTCGATGTGCTTTGCGAGAAGCCGCTTGCGCCGGAGCGGGAACGGATCGCGCGGCTCGCCGAACGTAGCGCAGAACTTGGTCGCATTCTTTCTGTTTCTTATCAGCGCCGGTACATGGCGGCCTATCGCACCGCGCGCCGCGAACTGACCGAGCGCGCCGAGTGGTACGGGCCGCTGCGCGAGATTCATGTCTTTGTCTGCGAGCGCTGGCATCAGACCATCCGCGGCACCTGGCGCGACGACCCAGCGCTCGGCGCCGGCTACTTCGGCGACGCCGGCAGCCATCAGATTGATATCGTTCACTACGTCACCGGCCAGACGGCGCAGCGCGTGTTGGCGTTCAGCGACCAACGCGAGAGCCGTGTGGAAATCGTCACGCGCGCGATCGCGCAGTTTGCCGACGGCGTACAACTCGTTGCGCACTTCGTCGGAGATGCGAATCATTGGCGCGAGGAGATCACCTTCCACTGCCGCGACGCCGACCTGTTGTTGCGCAGCGAGAAGTTTTACGACCCGCATCTGTTCCGCGCGAAGAACAACGCCCTCGAGCCGGTGCCAGACTTGCTGTCGGACAGCGACCCGAATCGCGCGTTCATCGACGCGATTCTCACCCGTGAACCGACGGTGTCGCCAGCGTCTTGCGCGCTCGCCACGCACGACTGGACTGCCGCGGTACTCCGCTCAGCCCGGAGCGGCGCGTGGGCGGAATTGCAGGTGAAATCTGTGGGAGGCGTCTCCGACGCCGATGAATCGTCGCGGATCAGCGAAGCGACCTCATAG
- a CDS encoding alpha/beta hydrolase-fold protein — protein MSLSRFWLAKLLFAAVTFFALSADAFAQEKTEQPPANPPPRRFGGPRGPYVLSPEVHEDRRVSFRIHAPKADEVRLNAGDMPGDPGERGLKKGENDVWEVTLGPIDPGAYRYTIEVDGVNVVDPKNQSVSESNGNVWSLVHVPGSDFMDAKGVPHGAVARVNYDSTALGRTRRMHIYTPPGYENGSDKYPVFYLLHGAGDCDDSWTSVGRANFILDSLIASGKAKPMIVVMPAGHTGPFSFGAPPPPSTDGRPSLGANDFESDFANDIRPYIEKNYRVLTDRKDRAIAGLSMGGAQTLNVALKNIDDYAYVGVFSSGVFLRNAAEWEKENEAALASASGKEGLKLLWLNTGTDDFLMPRTKETVDLFKKHGFNPVFVESTGGHTWINWRNYLNEFAPQLFQ, from the coding sequence ATGTCCCTTTCCCGATTCTGGCTCGCGAAACTATTGTTCGCGGCCGTCACATTCTTCGCCCTCTCGGCCGACGCCTTCGCCCAGGAAAAGACTGAGCAGCCCCCTGCCAATCCGCCGCCGCGACGCTTCGGCGGCCCGCGAGGTCCCTACGTGTTATCGCCCGAAGTGCATGAAGATCGCCGCGTCTCATTCCGTATTCATGCGCCCAAGGCGGATGAAGTGCGACTCAACGCCGGCGACATGCCCGGCGACCCCGGCGAGCGCGGGCTTAAGAAAGGCGAAAACGACGTCTGGGAAGTCACGCTCGGGCCGATCGACCCAGGCGCGTATCGCTACACGATCGAAGTGGACGGCGTGAACGTCGTCGATCCGAAAAATCAGAGCGTCAGCGAGTCGAACGGCAACGTCTGGAGCCTCGTCCATGTACCGGGCTCGGACTTCATGGACGCCAAGGGCGTGCCGCACGGCGCCGTGGCCCGCGTAAATTACGACTCGACCGCGCTCGGCCGCACCCGTCGCATGCACATCTACACGCCGCCGGGCTATGAAAACGGCTCCGATAAATACCCGGTGTTCTATCTGCTGCATGGCGCCGGTGACTGCGACGATTCGTGGACCTCGGTCGGCCGCGCGAATTTCATTCTCGACAGCCTGATTGCTTCCGGCAAAGCGAAGCCGATGATCGTCGTGATGCCGGCCGGGCACACTGGCCCGTTCAGCTTCGGCGCGCCGCCGCCCCCATCCACCGATGGCCGTCCCAGCCTCGGCGCCAACGATTTCGAAAGCGATTTCGCCAACGATATCCGTCCCTACATTGAAAAGAATTACCGGGTGCTGACCGATCGCAAGGACCGGGCCATCGCGGGTCTCTCGATGGGAGGCGCGCAGACATTGAACGTCGCGCTCAAGAACATCGACGACTACGCCTACGTCGGCGTGTTTAGCTCCGGCGTCTTTCTGCGCAACGCCGCCGAATGGGAAAAAGAAAACGAAGCCGCCCTCGCCAGCGCGTCCGGCAAGGAAGGCCTGAAACTCCTCTGGCTCAACACCGGCACAGACGATTTCCTCATGCCGCGCACCAAGGAAACCGTCGACCTGTTCAAGAAGCACGGCTTCAACCCGGTCTTCGTCGAAAGCACCGGCGGCCACACGTGGATCAACTGGCGGAATTATCTCAATGAGTTCGCGCCGCAGTTGTTTCAGTAG
- a CDS encoding MarR family transcriptional regulator: MDRGHEIAMGLRRAYWAMHRQADAQFAKGGVTADQFVLLSILAEGDQITQQELGRRASSDPNTIRAMLVLLEKQGLVARRPHPTDGRARSVTLTTKGRKTYQRLWKISDLMRQQIAALFKQSEITALLDGLSRIAER, encoded by the coding sequence TTGGACCGGGGACATGAGATCGCGATGGGGCTGCGCCGGGCCTATTGGGCGATGCATCGCCAGGCCGACGCGCAGTTCGCCAAAGGAGGCGTGACGGCGGATCAATTCGTCTTGCTGTCGATCCTCGCCGAAGGAGACCAAATCACCCAGCAGGAGCTCGGTCGACGCGCGTCGTCCGATCCCAATACCATCCGCGCGATGCTGGTGCTGCTGGAGAAGCAGGGTCTCGTCGCGCGACGCCCCCACCCGACCGACGGCCGCGCCCGCAGCGTGACCCTCACCACCAAAGGGCGTAAAACGTATCAACGACTTTGGAAGATCAGCGACCTCATGCGGCAGCAGATCGCCGCACTATTCAAGCAATCAGAAATCACCGCGCTGCTGGACGGACTCAGCCGCATCGCCGAGAGGTAA